One Luteibacter aegosomaticola genomic window carries:
- a CDS encoding isochorismatase family protein codes for MASDTALIVIDVQESFRQRPYWREDGVAAYVQRQQALIDGARARGIPVVRIFHVEDEGAFSEASGFVVTLAPIRIEPDVTFRKRRHSALVGSGLDVWLTEHGIRRVIISGIRTEQCCETTTRHASDLGYQVDYVGEATLTFPMIDATGREWGAAEIRARTELVLADRFARIVSVEEALAGRVERAA; via the coding sequence ATGGCTTCAGATACCGCCCTCATCGTCATTGATGTCCAGGAATCGTTCCGCCAGCGCCCGTATTGGCGCGAGGACGGGGTGGCCGCCTATGTGCAGCGGCAGCAGGCGCTGATTGATGGCGCCCGGGCTCGCGGCATACCGGTGGTCCGGATATTCCATGTGGAAGATGAGGGTGCGTTCTCCGAGGCGTCTGGTTTCGTCGTGACACTGGCGCCGATTCGCATCGAACCCGATGTGACCTTCCGCAAGCGCCGGCACAGTGCGCTCGTCGGCTCGGGCCTTGATGTCTGGCTGACTGAGCACGGCATCCGCCGCGTCATCATTTCCGGTATTCGTACCGAGCAGTGCTGCGAGACAACGACGCGCCACGCTTCTGATCTCGGCTATCAGGTGGATTACGTGGGTGAAGCAACCCTTACGTTTCCGATGATCGATGCTACGGGCCGTGAGTGGGGCGCGGCCGAGATCCGCGCACGCACCGAACTGGTGCTTGCCGATCGCTTCGCACGCATCGTCTCGGTTGAAGAGGCCCTGGCAGGTCGGGTCGAAAGGGCAGCCTGA